From Halorubrum salinarum, the proteins below share one genomic window:
- the dacZ gene encoding diadenylate cyclase DacZ — protein sequence MASLTDHLADLVADVDAVLLFSPTSSFYEPFADDGTEVVVVAPDNDVDAETFVELPLPFDNVKDRIRFGIEGAMDADLLAEGDEVACVASVFDGGSDAVVRVTVDEGIHTGIYDLFANSRAEPSVIRDVFEVAIELGKKGQKGKPVGALFVVGDAGKVMNKSRPLSYNPFEKSHVHVGDPIVNVMLKEFSRLDGAFVVSDSGKIVSAYRYLEPAAEGVDIPKGLGARHMAGGAITRDTNATAIVLSESDGLVRAFKAGELVLEIDPEEY from the coding sequence ATGGCCTCGCTCACCGACCACCTGGCGGACCTCGTCGCCGATGTGGACGCGGTCCTGCTGTTCTCGCCGACGAGTTCCTTCTACGAGCCGTTCGCGGACGACGGGACCGAGGTCGTCGTCGTCGCGCCCGACAACGACGTCGACGCCGAGACGTTCGTCGAACTGCCGCTCCCCTTCGACAACGTCAAAGACCGGATCCGGTTCGGCATCGAGGGCGCCATGGACGCGGACCTCCTCGCGGAGGGCGACGAGGTGGCCTGCGTCGCGTCGGTGTTCGACGGGGGCTCGGACGCGGTCGTCCGCGTCACCGTCGACGAGGGGATCCACACCGGCATCTACGACCTGTTCGCCAACTCCCGGGCCGAGCCGAGCGTCATCCGCGACGTGTTCGAGGTCGCGATCGAACTCGGCAAGAAGGGGCAGAAGGGCAAGCCGGTCGGCGCGCTGTTCGTCGTCGGCGACGCGGGGAAGGTGATGAACAAGTCGCGGCCGCTGTCGTACAACCCCTTCGAGAAGAGCCACGTCCACGTCGGCGACCCCATTGTGAACGTCATGCTCAAGGAGTTCTCGCGGCTGGACGGCGCGTTCGTCGTCTCCGACTCCGGGAAGATCGTCTCGGCGTACCGCTACCTCGAACCCGCGGCCGAGGGGGTCGACATCCCGAAGGGGCTCGGCGCGCGCCACATGGCGGGCGGCGCGATCACCCGCGACACCAACGCGACCGCCATCGTCCTCTCGGAGTCGGACGGGCTCGTCCGGGCGTTCAAGGCCGGCGAACTCGTCTTGGAGATCGATCCGGAGGAGTACTGA
- a CDS encoding mechanosensitive ion channel domain-containing protein codes for MSAAQISVPEFVANVPYRIWLALGVLALGLVLAYLTGVINRRLLRRAGVPEVIEGTAFERTAREFDTSTVRILAQLSSYFILAVTVIVALTVADVNYLEQFWSGVAAFLPRLFVAVVVFIVGIVVGDKAELLVAERLRGIKLPELGVLPTLVKYSVVYVATLIALGQVGVQTLALIVLLAAYAFAVVLFAALATKDLVASAAAGVFLLLRQPYGIGDEVRVAGERGVVQEVDLFVTHIETDGEEHVLPNHAVFREGIVLIRE; via the coding sequence ATGTCCGCGGCCCAGATCTCCGTCCCCGAGTTCGTCGCGAACGTCCCGTACCGGATCTGGCTGGCGCTCGGAGTGCTCGCGCTCGGGCTCGTGCTGGCGTACCTCACCGGCGTGATCAACCGCCGACTCCTCCGGCGCGCCGGCGTTCCCGAGGTGATCGAGGGGACCGCCTTCGAGCGGACCGCCCGCGAGTTCGACACCTCGACGGTGCGGATCCTGGCGCAGCTGTCGAGCTACTTCATCCTCGCCGTCACGGTCATCGTCGCCCTGACCGTCGCGGACGTGAACTACCTCGAACAGTTCTGGTCGGGGGTCGCCGCGTTCCTCCCGCGGCTGTTCGTCGCCGTGGTCGTGTTCATCGTCGGTATCGTCGTCGGCGACAAGGCGGAGCTGCTCGTCGCCGAGCGCCTCCGGGGAATCAAGCTCCCCGAGCTCGGCGTGCTCCCGACGCTCGTGAAGTACAGCGTCGTGTACGTCGCGACGCTCATCGCGCTCGGCCAGGTCGGCGTCCAGACGCTCGCGCTCATCGTGCTGCTCGCGGCGTACGCGTTCGCGGTCGTCCTGTTCGCCGCGCTCGCGACGAAGGACTTGGTCGCCTCGGCCGCGGCCGGCGTCTTCCTCCTCCTCCGCCAGCCGTACGGCATCGGCGACGAGGTACGGGTCGCCGGCGAGCGCGGCGTCGTCCAGGAGGTGGACCTCTTCGTCACCCACATCGAGACGGACGGGGAGGAGCACGTCCTTCCGAACCACGCGGTGTTCCGCGAAGGGATCGTGCTGATCCGGGAGTGA